The proteins below are encoded in one region of Lactuca sativa cultivar Salinas chromosome 3, Lsat_Salinas_v11, whole genome shotgun sequence:
- the LOC111881562 gene encoding uncharacterized protein LOC111881562 isoform X5 has product MDEIAYRVQSLLYWIFGTRIVLYVNDIAMIRLFYRENRDNTGLFLRFSSCQPFLQMTFLLLMKSKKTVEGWGKYEDVLSVFIVDCIALSFKTTWI; this is encoded by the exons ATGGATGAAATTGCTTACAG AGTACAATCATTGCTTTATTGGATATTTGGAACGAGGATTGTTTTGTATGTCAATGATATTGCTATGATTAG GTTGTTCTACCGGGAAAATAGAGACAACACCGGTCTGTTCCTCCGATTCAGCTCATGCCAACCATTCCTCCAG ATGACATTTTTATTGTTAATGAAATCGAAGAAGACGGTGGAGGGATGGGGTAAGTATGAAGATGTTCTTTCTGTATTTATTGTAGATTGCATTGCACTTTCATTTAAAACTACGTGGATATAA